From the genome of Glycine soja cultivar W05 chromosome 14, ASM419377v2, whole genome shotgun sequence:
CTTCTATCTGACATCAATTCAAAATCTTTGACCATTTAGCGCCCATTTGGCATTAGGATAGATATGTCAATATAATAACTATAATTGTTCATTGTTTGTTGTGTTAATAAGATGTATGTGATAATATTATCTTATCACTTATTTTACGTCCtgtattgaattaaaattttaaaaaattcttgtaAAAACAAGTTTAggagattttaaaagattaggaaaaaatatatgacttttttaaaagacttatatgattaaaattttataatttgaattttaatgaatttatattaagagaatttataaaatttgaaaggattttataaatttataaaatttgaaataatctcattaattttttttaaaaaattaaaattacaaggacaattgaaaaaaattagggttttttgtaagcaaaattaattcaaattgaaaCCAATACAACACAAAATGTAGCATTGTAAGAATATAAGCTACGGATTACAAAGCATGGACTATGCGTAGAATCAACTCCAATTGGCACCCCGTATCAAAACATGAACATATACCTCACAAATCTAAAATATTGTTCTAAAACATAATACAATctcataaatattttcaatatcaATGAAATCCCCTAATAGCATCATCCCGATATTGGAATCCCCCAGTAGCATCATCCCAACAACCAAGATCGATAAAATTCCTTAACATAGAAAATTAGGgtttgaataaagaaaattatgatTGCATAAAAGAGGATGGAATATATAAACTACGGAAAACTAATGTCCATGTAAACAACAATAGTTTCTATTGGTTCACATAGAAATCATAACAATAGAGGAAAGGGATTATGTGTGATGGTAGAAAGAATGTAGcaaccaataaaagaagaagaaagaaaaaaaaaagaatctcaTTAATTTTTGTGGGATTGTTTGATGggtgatatttattttttatattaaaaagtaacATGAAATGCATTAAaatctttcataaaaaaatccatccaaaatttatatatttttaaatatcataagactttttataagttataaaaaatctaaattaaatataacttcATTTTATTGcactctttaaaaaattataataatcctaattaaatattataaaaaaaattatatcatttaaaagttttaattaaatacccaacattttttttataaaaaaaattcttttaatatccttcaaaatcctaatctaatacatcccttttattttgttgatctaGTATATTTCTCATCATGAGAGGAGAGTCTAGTTAGGAtcaataaaatatgataaacgCCCTTActctttatataatataataataatatataatataatgatatatattatatttttaatcaccatattatcttatatatataatacttataattttttataaaaattataattataattttagaaacttatatgatttatttataatttgaagaaaaataatcacataaataaaatataatttgttacaattagttaaaattataattattttataatttataaaaaaacaaatgaaaagttaatttttagaaaaatatatctaattttaacgaaataatattttttaaacgtaattcatattatattatgtcgttattttatttattatcttgtcCATAaacattagataaaaattaaaacttatctttttcttatctCATTTTACTAAACGAGTCTCTAATGTAAATTATGGCCGAtctaaatcaaaagaaagcaagaAGTTTAATTGATCATCATTTTATGAATAACGAATATTTTTATATCGACAAAAACGTGTTTGACTTTTTAAAACAGATTAGAAGGGTTACCCATCGATCGAGTCGTTTCAACGAGCACTAATTCACAGCTCATTacgaattaaaatttaaataaagaaaaaaaaataaagaaaggaaaCCCCGCTTTTTTTTAGCATCCAGTGGAACTGTGGAAGAGGATAAggccaaataataataataataataataaacagaaAACAAATTCATAAAACGTTGTTGTGTTGGATACCTTATCCACAAAATTTTAACCTCCTTAAAGAAACAACACTTGTAAATAGTAATATAAATATTCTAGAAGCCAAATACTCTTTAATTGCCATAATTATAAATACGCCAACAAATCTATAAAGATCGCCATGTCTTGTGTTTGTGTCTATCCATTCCATTTCTTTCCAACAcacactttctctctctatctttgggtgtctttctttttgttcattgttGATGATGTCACGCGCCGCCGTGCTATTACACGCGCCGGAGGAAGATGCGGCGGCGGAGGAGTGCTGTACCTCGACTTCGTCGTCGTCGATCGGGAGGAACAGCGACGTGTCGTCGGAGAGATCAATGGAGGAAGGAGAAAACGAGGTGGAAAGTGCTTACCATGGACCTTTGCATGCCATGGAAACTTTGGAAGAGGTTCTTCCCATCAGGTACACTACTACTatccttgttatttttttcttcttgtatctTTCTTTGATCAAAAGAACCACCTTATCATATGTTGTTTCTTCACTTTTATTTGCatgatgttttttctttttctttttgttaaattaagtTCATTTGTGAGTTTTTCTGGTTCCTTCTCTTTGAGGGATGATACACCAACCATCCGCCCAAAATGGGGGAGGAAATAGGAGAtaagtaagaagaagaaaaatgaaatatagaAAGAGAGTGATAAATGTGTTAAGTGAtgtaagagaagagagactagagagaaaaagatgaaagcaaaaaaagttTGGTGAAAATGAACTAGGGTGCTAAACTGCCAATTTTTtgtatcaatttattttctatttttttttttgctattgaaaaatggaaatttGATGATCATAGGGTACCCATCATAGGTTTCTGTGTCTCTGGGTGTTGAATCTGTCTCCCCCAAGAAATTTTTAGCTATAAAACTGTATCATGTAAGATTTTgccaaaaataataagaaaccTAACTTAAAGACCTTAACTCAATTCCACAGACCTGACTTGTAAAGTGAGAATTTCTGAACTTGTAAAGAATACATCAATGATATCTCCAGTTGATGAGAGACTAAACAGTAAACACCCCTCTACACCTAGTACAATGAAAGTGCTAGAGGCTACAATAAAGGTAGCCCAAAGACACTTAAGGCATCTCGAACTTGATGTGTGCGTCTGTGTTTACATTTGGATTTTCATCTATCTGTTGTTTTTTTATGATGGTTGGAATTAATGATATGGTTGTGCTTGTGCAGGAGAGGCATCTCGAACTTTTACAATGGCAAGTCCAAGTCATTCACGACCCTGGCTGATGCAGTGTCTTCCCCATCAGTGAAAGACATAGCAAAGCCAGAGAATGCATACACCAGGAGGCGTAGGAATTTGATGGCATTGAACCATATTTGGGACAAGAATAATAGAAACTACCCTCTAAGAAGCAGTGGTGGTGGCATTTGCAAGAGATCAATCAGCTTGAGTAGAAGTTCTCTGGCTCTTGCAGTTGCCATGAACAACTCCGACAGCAGTAGTAGTATCACAAGCGACGATTCCGGTTCCAGCTCGAATTCGATACCTCCTCCCTCTCCACTACCGCCACTCCATCCACGAAACAGAGTGTCTTCCTTGCGGAATTTCTCTCCCTGGAGATCATTTTCCTTGACTGATCTCCAGCAGCATTGTGCCATTGCTGCAACAATAAAGATTTCAAGTCCCTCCATTGGAAATGAAACTGCTCATCCATCATAGTAATAAACAAAGAGGataacaaactatattattattaacttttagCTTATTTGAATGACTATCTTGCTCTAGTCCTATTTGTTTGAGGGAGCAACAAGTTGGAGAAGCAGTGCCTTTGTGTACGTACGATCACTTCAAATTAACTTCACTAGGATATGATATGGCAGTCCTTAGAGCATTTAACTCCTCCCTTTTTCATTTCCTCTTTCATAACAATGGTAAAACAACACACGTCTAATAATGGCCATCTTAAATCTCCTTACTCAGCAATGTGACAAAACGTTTGCCAAATTCGCAACGCCATCATCATCCACTTCATGaataaatccttccatttgtAT
Proteins encoded in this window:
- the LOC114384911 gene encoding uncharacterized protein LOC114384911 — translated: MMSRAAVLLHAPEEDAAAEECCTSTSSSSIGRNSDVSSERSMEEGENEVESAYHGPLHAMETLEEVLPIRRGISNFYNGKSKSFTTLADAVSSPSVKDIAKPENAYTRRRRNLMALNHIWDKNNRNYPLRSSGGGICKRSISLSRSSLALAVAMNNSDSSSSITSDDSGSSSNSIPPPSPLPPLHPRNRVSSLRNFSPWRSFSLTDLQQHCAIAATIKISSPSIGNETAHPS